Below is a genomic region from Streptomyces sp. NBC_00461.
CCCGCGCACTGTGTCGCTGGCACGGAGGGCGTCGGCTTCCACCCGAACTTCGCACCCGTCGTCGCCTCCGGGGCGATCGACGCCGTCTTCGACAAGGGGGCGTACGCGGCGGCGTACAGCGGCTTCGAGGGCGCCGACGAGAACGGCGTGAAGCTGGCCGACTGGCTGCGGGCCAGGCAGGTCGGCGAGGTGGACGTCGTGGGGATCGCCACCGACCACTGCGTGCGGGCCACTGCCGTGGATGCCGCGCGGGAAGGCTTTCGGACTCAGGTGCTACTGGACCTGACGGCCGGGGTGGCGGCGGAGACCACGGAGCGGGCGCTGGAGGAGCTGCGCTCGGCAGGCGTGGAGCTGTCCGGAAAGCCCGTGGTTGCCTGAGCCTGCGCGGTCCGGTGTGCCGCGATGGGCTGTCGGGCGTGCACAGGTTCGGCGTGGCTTGTCGCGCCCGCGCGGCGGAAGCCGCGTATTCAACGCAGCCCCGCGCCCCTCTCGGGGGCGCGGCCGTGCGCGTCCGGTCATGCCGGAGCCGTGGGGCGCCTCAGCAGGGCCCTGATGGGGTGCCACAGCTCCTGCGGGAGCTCCGGGCCGGGGACGACACCGATGTCAGGTGCCGTACGCCATATGAGGCCGTCGGGATGGTGCAGGACCGCGGTGATCTCGTCCGGAGTCGGCGGGGCGCCGTTGCCGCGCAGATACACGGCCCGCATGCCGACGTTGCGCAGCCTGGTCAGGGCGCGCGCCCGGTTGCGGGCGTGGACGAGTACGCGCACGCAGCCCGTGCCGTCGGCGGTCGGGCTGGGCAGGTTCAGCGCCACCACCACGCTGCCGGTCGGCAGCTTGCAGAAACCTCCTGCGGCCATGCAGTCACACCCCCGTGCGAGTCGGTGTCAATAAGAGAAGCACAGGACGCACCTAAACACGATCGGCGGCGACCCGCCAGGGGGTCACCGCCGATACGCTTCTGACCTGCAGAAATGCCGACTACTTCGCCGCGGGGCCGACCTCGACCTTGATCGTCGAGCCGTCCTTGGCCTCCCGGACGATCTTGATCTTGGTGTTGGTGTCAGTGACGCGGACGCCTGCCAGCGGGTCCGACTCGTCGTAGTAGGTGCTCGTGTGGTCGTTGAAGACCGGCACACCCTTCGACGACTTGATCCGGGTCGCGACGTCCGCGTTGTGCAGCGTCATGCCGTCCGTGCCGTACAGGCTGAACGGCGAGTCGTACGACTGGATGCGGCCACGCATCAGCGTGCCGTCGGACCACTTCAGCGCGGCCGGGTGGGAGTCGATCGGCAGGACCAGGCCGGCACCGGGGTGCTGGCTGGTGTTGTTGTCCTGCTGCGACGTGTCCCACTTCCAGATCAACAGGCCGTTCTGGTACGGGTAGTGCTCCACCCAGCCCGGACGGGTCGTCGAGAAGCCGAAGTTGTACGGGCCGACCTTGAGGGTGTTGTCGTACGACACGTACTGGCGGTTCTCGGCGAGGTAGTACTGCTTGTAGTCCTTGGTGAAGGACGCGCCGATGCGGGAGAAGCCGGCGGCGGTCCACGCGGCGTCGGCGGCCTCGGCGTTGTCGGAGAAGAGCGCCGTGCCGTCCGCGGTCACCGTGATCTCGTCGGCCGCGAAGCCCTTCTGGGCCACACCGCTGTCGGTCTGGTAGCGGAAGCGCAGGCCGATCTTCTTGCCCGCGTAGGAGTCGAGCGAGTACGACAGCTTCTTGTAGCCGTCGACCGTGCCCGTCAGCGCGGGCTTGTCGCTGCCGTCGCGCGGGATGGCCTGGCCGTCCACCGTGCCGTCGAGCGCGGTCCAGTTGGCGCCGCCGTCGGTCGACACCTCGGCGTAGAGGTAGTCGTAGTTGGCCTCGATGTCGTAGTAGCCGTCGAGGGTCAGCGTCGCCGCCGACTTGCCGGTGAGGTCGACCGACCGGGTCAGGGTGTTCTTCAGGTCGTTGCCGCTGCCGCTCCACCACTGGGTCGCGCCCTGCGCCGGGTTGACGACCTCGGTGGTGACCGCCTTGTCGGGCAGCGAAACCACCAGGGCCTGCTTGTTCTTGGTGTTGTAGGCGGAGACGCCCAGCGTGAGCTTCGACTTCGTCCCGGCCTTCGCCGTGCCGTAGTTCAGCCAGCCCAGCTGCAGCTTGTCCCAGGCGCTGAAGCCGCCGGGCAGATCGCCGATGGCGTCCTTGCCCCGGCCGAGCCACGAGCCGGAGGACATCAGCGTCCAGAAACCGGTGGAGTTGTCGCCGCCGCCGGTCGTGTCGTAGTGGTCCGGCAGGCCCAGGTCGTGGCCGTACTCGTGGGCGAAGACGCCGAGTCCGCCGTTCTCCGGCTGGATGGTGTAGTCGCCGACCCAGATGCCGGTGTCGCCGATCTGCGCGCCGCCCAGCTTGTTGCCCGTCGGGCCGGTGGCACCCGCGTCGGTGCCGAACGCGTACCAGCGGTGCGCCCAGATCGCGTCCTTGCCCTGGGCGCCGCCGCCCGCGGACTCGTCCTCACCGGCGTGCACGATCTGGAAGTGGTCGATGTAGCCGTCGGGCTCGTTGAAGTTGCCGTCGCCGTCGTAGTCGTAGCGGTCCCACTGGTCGAACTTCGCCAGCTCCGTCTTGATGTCGGCGTCGGACCTGCCGGCCGCCTTCTGCCCGGCGACCCAGGCGGTGACGCCGTCGCTGACGACGTTCCACACGCTCGGGCAGTTGGTGGAGCCGCAGGCGTTGTTTCCGTAACGGGCCTCGTTGTAGGGGACCTTGACCCAGTCGGCGACCGCGCCGTCCACCGAGTAGCGGCCCGAGGACTGCTTCTCGTAGAACTTCTTCATCGACTCGGTGTTCTTGCCGGTGCCGAAGTAGAGGTCCTGGAAGTGCTTCTGGTTGTAGTCCGCCTGCCAGGCCGTCGAGTTGTCCTTCTTGCGGTCAGGCTTGGCTATCTGGTTGTGCGCGGGGCCGGCCGTGCCACCGTAGGCGGGGTCCGTCTTGTCGCCGAACTCGACCAGGATCGTGAAGATCTTGTCGGTCTTCTCCCGGCCCAGCTCCACGTACTTGCTGTCGCCCTTTTTGCTCTTGAGCTGGACGACCCGCGAACCGTGACGGTCCTTGACCTGGGCCTTGCCTGATATGACCTGGTTCAGGGCCTCCTGGCGCTGGGCCTCCTGGGTCTTGGAGAGCGGACCGTCGAGGTCGTGCTTCTGCGTGCTCTCGATCGCCGCCGGGTCGTGGCGGTCGATGGTGGCGGACTTGGCCGGGTCTGCGGCCTGGGCCACGGCGAACGTCGAGAACGTGGCGGTGGCCGCCGCGAGCGCGACACCGACCGCGGTCGCTCTGAACGTCCAGGGTCTAAGGGTCACTTGAGTTCCTCTTGGTCAAGGTGGCGTGTCAAGTGACGCAATTTGACTAGAGGACAGTAAGAAAAAACAGACCTTGACTTGTGCAGGTCAAGTGCACTATGCGGAAGCGGGATCCGGTTTGCGGACACTCCCCACCGGCGCGTTCACCCGTCCACGTGCTGGACGCCATGACTCCGTGCGCCCCCTGTGCACCGGCACTGTTGGTTAGGTCACGCTTACTGTTCGTTCCAGTCGGGCATGCACGCGATTAGAGTCGATTGGCGGACTGCCCCGATATCGGCGGAAAGCCAGGCCGACGCCCCCAGTGGACCCCCACTTCCGAGGACACGATTGCCATGCCTCGTCCGACGCCCGCCCAGCTCGTCTACGGTTCCTGCACCGTGATCTTCTCGACGCTCGCCATGCTGCTGCTGTCACAGACGAGTTCGGGCGTGGGGATCGCGGTCATCGCCTTCGCCGCACTCGCCCTCGGACTCCTGGTCGCCATGACGGCCCCGCAGCCCAGGCCCAGGATCGTCGCCGTGCAGCAGCCGGCGGAGCAGGAAACGCCCGTACCGGCCACGATCGCCGCGGTGGCGTCCGAGCCGGTGCATGAGCGAGCGGCTTCCTGAGCCACCTCGGTCGTTGTCGCTGACGCGCGCTCGCGTCAACTGGTGCTGACGACGACCGTCTTGGCGGCCTTGTCGTGCAGGCCCTGCTTGTAGGGCCGGTCGAAGTAGCTCCAGCCGCCCGAGATCGCGGTCCAGATGCACGCGCAGCAGAACGCGAACGGGATCCACAGCACCGCCGCGCGGGCCAGGTTGGTCTGCACGGAGGGGGTGGAGCCGTTGTCGAGATTGGCCACGCGCATGTTCAGCCACTTCTTGCCGAGCGTCTGCCCCGACTTGCTCATCATGATCGTGTCGTAGCCGATGTAGAGCACGGCGGCGACGAGCGACTGCGTGAACCCCTTCCCGTACTCGATGTGGTTGCCGTTCACGCTGTACTCGTGCACATCGAGCGGCCAGGTGATCAGCCAGACGACGATGCCCACCAGGATCATGTCGATGATCCGGGCCAGCGTGCGCCGGCCGCTCATCGCGAGCGGAGGCATGCCGGCGAGCGGATCGGTGGGGTACGAGCCGCCGCCGTGGGGAGCGCCACCGTAGGGGTCACCGCCGCCGTGAGGAGCGCCGCCGTAGGGCGGCGGCTGCTGACCGCCTCCGGGGGCGTCGTACGGTGAGCCCGACCCCTGGCCAGGCGGGGGCTGCTTCCTGAACGGGTCGTCTTCCGGCGGCCGGCCGGAACCGGGGGGCGGTTCGGTGCTCATGGCCCGAGTGGACCGCGTTCCTGGCGGCTCCGCATCCGGCGGACGGCTGTCCGGAGTACGGAATCAGCTGGTGCGTACGACGTACGCGGTCAGCCCGCTACGAACGTACCCGCGGCCTTGTCGTGCCAGCACTGGCGCCACGGGCGGTCGAACAGGCACCACGCGACCCCCACGACACCGACGACGAGCAGACCGGGCACGCTGTACACGAGCCAGCGGCGCAGGGCTCCACCGAACGACGGGGGTTCGTGCCCCTGGATGTCCCGCACCTCCAGACCCAGCAGCTTCTTGCCCAGGGTGCGGCCCCACCTGGCGGTGGGCAGCGCCTCGTAGAGCACGCCGAAGACGAGCAGGACGGCCAGGATGACGCCCAGGTACACCGCCGTCGTGCCGTCCAGCAGCCAGACGGTCACGGTCTCGCCGGAGAGCTTGGCCGCGTCGATCTTCTCGTTGACGTGGTCGAGCGCCTTGGTGCCCAGCGGTACGGCGGCCACCGCGGTGACGCCCGCGAGGACGACCGTGTCCAGCAGCCGGGCGGCCAGTCGCCTGCCGAGTCCCGCGGGGCGAGCCTCGGACTGACGCCGGGCGGCCGCCTGGAAGATGTCCTCGACGGGCGGCTTCCAGGGGACGACGGGCTGGTCCTCGTCGGCGCCCGCGAGCCGGTGCACCTGCTGCGCCCAGGAGGGCTGACCGCCGCCGGCGCCGCCGGCCATGGGGGCGGGGGCTGAGACGGGCGGCTGCCCGCCGGGAGACTGGCCTGCGGGGCTCTGGCCTACGGGGCTCTGGCCGACCGCGGCGGGCCGGGCGCCGCCGCTCTGCGGAGGGACCGTCCCGGAAGCCTGCTGGGGGCCCGAGAGCGGGGTCGGCGCGGGGCCGGCGGCGGGGGGCGGTGCCTGCGTCGCGGCGGCACGGTCGGCGGCCGCCTTGCCCGCGCCGAAGCCGGGCCTGTCCGTGTCCCCCGTGTGCGCCCCACCCTGCCCGCCCGTGCGCGGGGAGAGCGCGCGGAACGTCATGGTCCCCTCGTCACCCACGGGACCACCGGGGCCGGGGATGCCGGGAGTGCCGGTGCCGGTGCCCGCAGCTGCGGAGCCGCCCGCGCCCGCCGCGTCCGCTCCCCCGGGATTCGTCGGCCTGCGGAACACGAAGGTGCCGCCGGAGACCACGTCGTCCGCGCCCGTGTGGGTGGGCGGGATCGTCGCCGTGCCGTCCGTGCGGGACGCCTGGCCGGCCGGCTGGGACGGCGGGTCGGCGGGGAGGCGCGGGTCCGCGGCCGGCGGGGAACCCCAGGACACGCGGCGGTCCTGGTCGCCGCCGAAGCCGGACTGCTGGGAGCGATCGGCGCTCCAGGCGGACGCGGGTTCGGGGCGGCTGCCGTGCTGGGCGTCGGACGGAGAGGGCCGGGGGTCGGGGTCCTCGTCGAAGAAGTGCGGTCCCGTCTCCTCGACCGGAGCCGGACCGGAGCCGGACGGCGGGGCGAGCGGCACACCGTCCGTCGGCGCCGGGCGGCTGGTGCCCGGGACCCAGGACGCGCCGTTCCAGTACCGGACATATCCAGGAATGGACGGGTCCGGGTAATACCCTTCGCGGGGCCTGTGGTCACCGGGGGCCGGGGTTGGGGCGCTCATGTCCGTCGTCCCGTATCTGCTCGGGGGTCAATAGAGGGGTCTCCACATCTATCAGACCGGCGCAACCCCCACCGCCAGTCCCTTACTACCCACCCCTTTCCGGGCAACCTCGCGCACCGGCTTCACACCTTCGGAAAAAAAGTTCTCCCAACCCGCGTAATGGTCGGGCACCCCCCGCTCTCTCCACTCGTACGGACCCGACACAGGGCCCCGTACACCTGCCCGAGAGAGGAACCGCACGCCATGCACTACACCGTGGTGGAACGAGAACTGGAACTCAGGCTGATCCTGTCGCCGGAACGCAGCGTCCCGGTCCCGGCCCGGCTGAGCTACCGCACCGACGACCCGTACGCCGTCCACGTCACCTTCCACACCAACTCCGAGAACCCCGTGTACTGGACGTTCTCCCGCGATCTGCTGGTGGAGGGGGTGTTCCGGCCGTGCGGGACCGGGGACGTACGGGTGTGGCCGAGCAAGTCGGAGGGGCGCAGCGTCGTCCTGATGGCGCTGAGTTCACCCGACGGTGACGCCCTGCTGGAGGCACCGGCCGCCCAGGTGTCCGCCTGGCTGGAGCGGACGCTGCGGGTGGTGCCCCCGGGGACTGAGGGCGAGCAGCTGGGGATCGACGACGCGCTCCACCAGCTGCTCGCCCAGTGACCCCGGCGGGGCCGGATCAGAACAGCTTGCCCGGGTTCAGGATGCCCAGCGGGTCGAAGACCTGCTTGACGGCCCGCTGCATCTCCACCCCCACCGGGCCGATCTCGCGCGCCAGCCACTCCTTCTTCAGGACCCCGACGCCGTGCTCGCCGGTGATCGTGCCGCCGAGTTCCAGGCCGAGGGCCATGATCTCGTCGAAGGACTCTCGGGCGCGCCGGGACTCGTCGGGGTCGGCGGCGTCGAAGCAGACCGTCGGATGGGTGTTGCCGTCGCCGGCGTGTGCGACGACCCCGATGGTGAGCTGGTACTTCTCGGCGATCCGCTCGGTGCCTTCGAGCATCTCGCCGAGCCTGGAACGGGGCACGCACACGTCGTCGATCATCGTGGTGCCGCTGACGGCTTCGAGGGCGGTGAGGGACAACCGCCGCGCCTGGAGCAGGAGTTCGGACTCGGCGAAGTCGTCGGCGGGGACGACCTGGGTGGCGCCCGCCGCCTCGCACAGCGCGCCGACGGCGGCGAGGTCCGAGGCGGGGTCCGGGGTGTCGAAGGCCGCCAGGAGCAGGGCCTCCGTGGTCTCCGGGAGTCCCATGTGCGCCAGGTCGTTGACCGCCTTCACCGTGGTGCGGTCCATCAGCTCCAGGAGCGAGGGCACGTGGCCGCCCGCCATGATCCGGCACACCGCGTCGCAGGCGGCGGCGCCGGACGCGAACTCGGCCGCCAGCACGAGCTGCTGCGGCGGCTGCGGCCTCAGGGCCAGGATCGCCCGTACGACGATGCCGAGTGAGCCCTCGGAGCCGACGAACAGGCGCGTGAGGTCGTACCCGGCGACGCCCTTGGCCGTACGGCGGCCGGTGGACATGAGCCGGCCGTCGGCCAGTACCACCTCCAGTCCGAGCACGTACTCGGCGGTGACCCCGTACTTCACGCAGCACAGGCCGCCCGAGGCCGTCCCGATGTTGCCGCCGATCGTGCACATCTCCCAACTGGAGGGGTCCGGCGGGTAGTACAGGCCGTGCTCGCCGACCGCGCGGGAGAGGGTCGCGTTGATGACGCCGGGTTCGACCACGGCGATGCGGTCGACGGGGTTGATCTCAAGGATCCGGTCCATCTTCGTCAGGGACAGCGCGATGCAGCCCTCCGACGTGTTGGCGCCGCCGGACAGGCCGGTGCGGGCGCCCTGCGGGACGACCGGGACATGCAGCTCGGTGGCGACGCGCATGACGTGCTGGACTTCCTCGACCGTGCGCGGCAGCACCACCACCGCCGGGGCACCGGCCGGGCAGAAGCTCGCCATGTCGTTTGCGTACGAGGCCGTGACGTCCGGGTCGGTCAGGACGGCCTCGGCGGGCAGACCGCCCAGCAGACGGTCGACGAGGTTACTGGTCACTGCGGTGTCATCCTCGCGACGCGCTTCGATACGGCTCATGATCACAGCCTCGCACCCGGGGCCATCGGTGTGAACCCCGTCTACGGCACTGGACGTATGCCGGGATGTGCT
It encodes:
- a CDS encoding nicotinamidase; this encodes MRRALIVVDVQNDFCEGGSLAVSGGADVAAAITELIGQTGGSGYQHVVATRDHHIAPGGHFADNPDFARSWPAHCVAGTEGVGFHPNFAPVVASGAIDAVFDKGAYAAAYSGFEGADENGVKLADWLRARQVGEVDVVGIATDHCVRATAVDAAREGFRTQVLLDLTAGVAAETTERALEELRSAGVELSGKPVVA
- a CDS encoding immune inhibitor A domain-containing protein codes for the protein MTLRPWTFRATAVGVALAAATATFSTFAVAQAADPAKSATIDRHDPAAIESTQKHDLDGPLSKTQEAQRQEALNQVISGKAQVKDRHGSRVVQLKSKKGDSKYVELGREKTDKIFTILVEFGDKTDPAYGGTAGPAHNQIAKPDRKKDNSTAWQADYNQKHFQDLYFGTGKNTESMKKFYEKQSSGRYSVDGAVADWVKVPYNEARYGNNACGSTNCPSVWNVVSDGVTAWVAGQKAAGRSDADIKTELAKFDQWDRYDYDGDGNFNEPDGYIDHFQIVHAGEDESAGGGAQGKDAIWAHRWYAFGTDAGATGPTGNKLGGAQIGDTGIWVGDYTIQPENGGLGVFAHEYGHDLGLPDHYDTTGGGDNSTGFWTLMSSGSWLGRGKDAIGDLPGGFSAWDKLQLGWLNYGTAKAGTKSKLTLGVSAYNTKNKQALVVSLPDKAVTTEVVNPAQGATQWWSGSGNDLKNTLTRSVDLTGKSAATLTLDGYYDIEANYDYLYAEVSTDGGANWTALDGTVDGQAIPRDGSDKPALTGTVDGYKKLSYSLDSYAGKKIGLRFRYQTDSGVAQKGFAADEITVTADGTALFSDNAEAADAAWTAAGFSRIGASFTKDYKQYYLAENRQYVSYDNTLKVGPYNFGFSTTRPGWVEHYPYQNGLLIWKWDTSQQDNNTSQHPGAGLVLPIDSHPAALKWSDGTLMRGRIQSYDSPFSLYGTDGMTLHNADVATRIKSSKGVPVFNDHTSTYYDESDPLAGVRVTDTNTKIKIVREAKDGSTIKVEVGPAAK
- a CDS encoding RDD family protein, which translates into the protein MSTEPPPGSGRPPEDDPFRKQPPPGQGSGSPYDAPGGGQQPPPYGGAPHGGGDPYGGAPHGGGSYPTDPLAGMPPLAMSGRRTLARIIDMILVGIVVWLITWPLDVHEYSVNGNHIEYGKGFTQSLVAAVLYIGYDTIMMSKSGQTLGKKWLNMRVANLDNGSTPSVQTNLARAAVLWIPFAFCCACIWTAISGGWSYFDRPYKQGLHDKAAKTVVVSTS
- a CDS encoding RDD family protein, with product MSAPTPAPGDHRPREGYYPDPSIPGYVRYWNGASWVPGTSRPAPTDGVPLAPPSGSGPAPVEETGPHFFDEDPDPRPSPSDAQHGSRPEPASAWSADRSQQSGFGGDQDRRVSWGSPPAADPRLPADPPSQPAGQASRTDGTATIPPTHTGADDVVSGGTFVFRRPTNPGGADAAGAGGSAAAGTGTGTPGIPGPGGPVGDEGTMTFRALSPRTGGQGGAHTGDTDRPGFGAGKAAADRAAATQAPPPAAGPAPTPLSGPQQASGTVPPQSGGARPAAVGQSPVGQSPAGQSPGGQPPVSAPAPMAGGAGGGQPSWAQQVHRLAGADEDQPVVPWKPPVEDIFQAAARRQSEARPAGLGRRLAARLLDTVVLAGVTAVAAVPLGTKALDHVNEKIDAAKLSGETVTVWLLDGTTAVYLGVILAVLLVFGVLYEALPTARWGRTLGKKLLGLEVRDIQGHEPPSFGGALRRWLVYSVPGLLVVGVVGVAWCLFDRPWRQCWHDKAAGTFVAG
- a CDS encoding SsgA family sporulation/cell division regulator encodes the protein MHYTVVERELELRLILSPERSVPVPARLSYRTDDPYAVHVTFHTNSENPVYWTFSRDLLVEGVFRPCGTGDVRVWPSKSEGRSVVLMALSSPDGDALLEAPAAQVSAWLERTLRVVPPGTEGEQLGIDDALHQLLAQ
- a CDS encoding FAD-binding oxidoreductase, with the protein product MIMSRIEARREDDTAVTSNLVDRLLGGLPAEAVLTDPDVTASYANDMASFCPAGAPAVVVLPRTVEEVQHVMRVATELHVPVVPQGARTGLSGGANTSEGCIALSLTKMDRILEINPVDRIAVVEPGVINATLSRAVGEHGLYYPPDPSSWEMCTIGGNIGTASGGLCCVKYGVTAEYVLGLEVVLADGRLMSTGRRTAKGVAGYDLTRLFVGSEGSLGIVVRAILALRPQPPQQLVLAAEFASGAAACDAVCRIMAGGHVPSLLELMDRTTVKAVNDLAHMGLPETTEALLLAAFDTPDPASDLAAVGALCEAAGATQVVPADDFAESELLLQARRLSLTALEAVSGTTMIDDVCVPRSRLGEMLEGTERIAEKYQLTIGVVAHAGDGNTHPTVCFDAADPDESRRARESFDEIMALGLELGGTITGEHGVGVLKKEWLAREIGPVGVEMQRAVKQVFDPLGILNPGKLF